The stretch of DNA TTGGAGAGTAGATGTTCATGTCACCGAAGAGAAGGCGCTCGCCGAAGATGGCGACGGCTTCTTTGACGGAGGTGAAGGGGCGAGTGGTGTCGATGGTGGAGCTGAAATCATTATTATGCGTAGGCGTAGAGATGGCGGgttccattgttgttgtttgaaGGAGAAAAGAGAGGAATACATTAATATTATTGGGGGTTAGGTCAGTAtagttttgatttgatttctttgcTTCCACTTCAATCTTAATTTGATGTAGTTAGCTTAGCTTACCATAGTAATATACGAATGAAGAGAAAGAAACGAGGTTGAGTTTTGAAGGTTACTTAATAAGACACATACAGAGATTGTTTTGGTGTATGTGCATGTTGATTGATTGATGAACATCACCACCAAACTAACCGTTAACTTATTACAAAGGTAGTTATCTATCTTGCTTGTATAATTTTTCATCCGTCttcctttatttattaaagcTCAACTTCATCAACTTCGTAGAGActcgttaaatgatttgacatttgattaaattttaatttaattttacgtGAAGTTGGTTGGATCTAAATTTGTAcgtttattaaattatttattttcttaggaAGGAATTGAAAAAAATCTTATGGTGAGTGAGTGGCTTAGAATGTATCTCCGCCTCTGCTGGTAATATTTCATACGTGTATAGGAACATTAATAGGAGTGGAAGCAATGCGATCTGATTCACATATCAATCTTCTCTTCATATCATATCTTACGAAAACATGATGGTTGGAGATTAAGGATTTCTTCGAGttaatttttaggaaaagattttttttagttatttttttaaaaaaataaaaataattttacgtTTAAATATTTTacgtaaaaaaattttatttattaattattaattatatttacatacaataatataaaaagattaaaaattttttagtattttaaattttattattaaaaatttgttaaaaaataaaaatattttttaatttttttcaatcaatttaattaatgaCATTTAAACAAATactaaataacataaataaaatttgaaattcaaattattaatatattaaaaaatatacaaaattaatttttaattagctgaaataattaagatttaaaatttaaaatttaaaaatatattagataTAAACCGGGGANNNNNNNNNNNNNNNNNNNNNNNNNNNNNNNGAAGATTGGAATTGAAaagtaattttgaaaaagaattgtgTTCATCCTTGGGCGTCGGGTAAGGCGTTAACCCGGATCCGGATTTGAGAGACGAAGCAACAAGTTGTGATTTGTAGGTCTCTCTATCTTGTGTTTCTGCTGCGATTTACTTCCTCCGTCGTCGTCTCTGTGTGTTTCAACATCACCATCAATGGGAAATCAAAGCCAACGGTGTCGCCGGCTGCTGTACTTATGCAtcttactctctctctctctggttGCTGTTGGCGGCGATTCCCACTTCGAGGGATTCGAAGCTGAAGACGACGAATTCGAAGACGCTTCTATCGATCCCACCACTCTCCGCTCTCCACCTTCCCAACCTCTCACAACTGACCTCACTCCTCCTACCCCCATCGATCTCCAACCCGATACCAAATTCGCACCCTCCGATCTTTCGAAACTACTGCCCACCACCTTCGATTTCTAGACGAGGATGAATTCGAAGGTCTCCCTATCGAACATCCTTCCTCCAATTTTAATACTTTCTAGTTCCCACTCCAATTTCACTTTCTCTCTCACCCCTTTAAATGCTCTCTCCGATCACAATGCTTCCGTCTCCGATCCCACTTCCCCTCCCACCCAACCCGACGCCAAGCGTCCTCGCTCCTTCACCGTGGAGATCGTATGCATCTCTTTCCTCATCATGTTCGCCATCAACTACTTCACCGGAAAGCGCGAGAACGAGAACATAGCCCTCTCTTGGGCCGCGCAGTTCGCCGCCAAGGACTCCATCTTCGAGAAGAATTTCAGCCTCCTCGGCATCGGCGATGGCGGCGACGACTCTCCACTCCTCCTGAAAGAAGGACAAACCACCTTCAAGTTTTACGCCAGCGGCCGCAGGTACTGCCAGGGCCTTCTGGCCACACTGGAGCTCAAGAGCCGCCACGATCTCATCGCCAGAATCTACAACATGGTGGTTCCTACCAGGGACGAGATCAGCTTCGAGGTTTACATGAACGACGACGCCATGGATCACGTGGTCTTCGCcatggccaagaagaaggctgCCAAGGCCATGCACAAGGATGTCAAGGACTTGCAGAGGTTCGCCGGTTTCGTCTCCGCCCCAAACGGCCGCAAGTGGATTACTGACGATTTGGCTGTGATTTCTGAGTCCAAGGAAGTTGCTGGCGAGTTGATCACCGATGCTGTCATTGATCAGGTTTCATCTTTGATTTCTTTATCTAGCTTTTCATGTTTGATTCGATTAGTGGTAAGAATTTCAATTCTAATGAGCATTGATCTGCATTCGGAGAGTCCCTTTAGGGTTTCTCTTCAGCTATATATTGTATCCTAGATTCTAATTCAAGGTGTGCTAATACATATAGGGATACCCTGTAACCCAAGCATAAATGGAATGCAAGTTTGACTTTTAAGGATTGTAATTTGTTCATTTATTAGCTAGGGGAATATACTTGTAATCTATTGTAGTActactgctgctgctgctgcttctaGTTATTTTCAGAGGAATATTATGTATGATGCATTCATGCTTGTCTCTCATTACATCCTCCTTCTAAATGCGGCTgtgttttttaagttttagtATATAAGTTTTCTAATTTGCTGATTTAGTACTTCATTCTATTTAGGATCATGTAATTGTTTAGTGTTTTCCATGTGAAATGTGTGTCTTGGTATCATCTACCCTATTCTTACTGCTTCAAATGAATGCTATGCTGCAGGTGTTTGGTGAAAAAGCTTTTGAGAAATATGGGAAAAGTTTAATTTCCTTGCATTTCTCCGACCAACACCCTGGCAGACACAGGAAGGTACTGATGTTCAAGTTTGCGCTTCCATCTGCTAAAAATATGGCTGATATGACTCGACTGGTGGNNNNNNNNNNNNNNNNNNNNNNNNNNNNNNNNTCAGGTGGGTTTATCAATATATGCATGCTTggattgaaaattttatatactatTTGTCTTTGGTCTCTGATTGAACCTTGTGCATTATTTAGGCTCGGTCCAAGACGGAGACGGCCCGACAAAAGGCTGCTCAAGAGGCTCAAAAAGAACTCCGAAATGCTCAGCAAGAGGCCATGCAGAGAAGAAAAGCAGAGAGGAAAAAGATGATGGAGGAGGCTGAGGCAAAGCTCAGCGCGGAGGCTATTCGAAAGAAGGAGGCAAAAGAGCGCGCCCGCCAAATGAAAAAGGCAATGCCAAGGATGAAAATGGCTCGCGGTGCCTAATTATTTAACGTTATTGTGTTTGATGATGACTCACGAGTAGAGTTGAAGACCATCCCCACCCCACCTTGTAGTTGGGTCTCCTGCCTTTTGTAGAACTAGGGCAGTGTACTTTTGTTAGTCGGCATTTCTTCTAAAGAAGCTAAGCTAGATAGGCGTGGCCACTTTATGGCGGATATGCAATGTACCAAATTGTTGATTTTAGAAACATTTGCCTATAAGCTCCTAGTTACAACTTCAAGCAACCTTTTTCTGGCTTTTGGACAAGGTTGtatcctcattttctttttctgacAGCGTGCCCAAAATCCATATTGTGACAAGCCTAAATGAACTTCCTTATTTGCTTTTcgttgttttgtttattttttatttttctaatttgagagaaaagaagaaaaagaaagaacattCTTTCAGTTGCTAATTCACTGTTAACCCTTATTGATCCATACTAAATGTGGTAGTTTCTTGGAAGAATACAATGCTTTTTAactgtattttttttatggtattttttaatataacaggtcaaaaattaatttatcgtggattgaaattttatttaagaatttgcaGCTAAACGATAAGCTATTATATGTACAAGTTGAAATCTGAACTTCTTAATATTTGTTTAATCGGATAAATGAGCTAGTCAAATATATTTGGAATCCATATTGTAGCTCCCTTGATCAAATTGTGGACttgagtcacaaaaaaaaaattgtggacTTAAAAGTGCAATAGGCCTAAACCGATGCAGAAACGCAAAAGGCAGTGTAATATAACTTAAATGAGGGCCAACTATACTGTTGATTAGCTATAAatgaaataatgaaaataaactaaagagaaaatatcaaaatgaagAGAGAAATGAGGGGTtagttataaatataatatttatggaTATAGATATATtcagaaaaaattatatttttgtattttatattttttattggtactgtaaatgagatattttttcatgtataaataaaatatatttataattaattaattatctcaTTTGCAGTACCAACAAAAtatgtaaaaagtaaaaaaaaaagtatatttatatctataaatattatatttattttatatatttaaataaaaaatccaaaaaatgaGTACACAGACAGCACCTGTACCTATACGTTCcatcatttattattttgttgaatAGATATAATTGGATATAGTATCCATTACTAGTTATAggtgattttataaaaaataataataatttagaaaaattttcaaatgcaTCGATACACTAATATTTTagtgatttttaattattaattttaattaagattaatgattaaaatttattataatatcgATATACCAATATACTTATTTCCAATAATTTAAGGGTGGtaaaattaaaatggaaaaGTATGAGTAGTTGAATTTTAATGTTATTAAAAGAGTAGTACAACGTGGATAACGTTTTGTTTTGCAGTAGGACAGTAAGAATACAGGTGACATGATGGGTAAAAAATAACAGCACCTCCTAATAGAAACAGGTTGTtgacaataataaaatagaaatttaggTGAGGTGTATCTGTTATTAGTACTTATCCGTAACGCATATTAAGCTAGATAAATAAGTTCAATTTTGTGTTGCTTTCTGAAATTGATAATCTTGGTATTTGGGGAAAGAGAGACATGAGATCAATGGCACCAGAATCATCATGTTTGCTTGCACTGAACCATGTGTCATTCATATGCAAGGATGTGAGTGAGTCTGTGAAGTTCTATGAGAATGTGTTGGGATTCAACCTCATCAAGAGGCCTTCTTCTTTCAACTTTGAAGGGGCTTGGTTATTCAACTACGGAATTGGAATCCACCTGCTTCAGTCAGATAAGATTCCGGTGGAAAGAAGAGCCATAAATCCAAAAGAGAATCATATATCGTTTCAGTGCACAGACATGAGTGTGATAATGCAGAAACTGGATGAGATGAACATAAAGTATGTGAGTACGGTTGTGGAAGACGGTGGAGTCCAAGTAGATCAGCTTTTCTTCCATGACCCTGACGGTTACATGATTGAAATCTGTAACTGTCAGAACCTCCCTGTTCTTCCAATTTCTTCATTACCATCATGCCCTCTGAAGATTTCAATTTAACATTAATCAACATATTATTATAGTTTATGTATGTATTATATTCTAGTAATTATAGGAGTCAATGCAAATATATAGCCAATGCTATCATTTTGTACAAAattcatgatttattgattttaaccATGGGACTCTATTGTAGTATGTTTTTCATCTCATATGTTGCCAATTGAATGCAAACATAACAACAGAAAGAcacagaaaaagagaaaattctaATTGAGTAGTGCTAGGGAGCCATTGTCAATGGCCTaagtgtacaatgtgtacaatgggctaaATCTTTAGTCCATGAATAAAAGAGTTAATGCCCAAAATGGTCCTTGAAATTCCCAACTCGCTTCAGATTAGTCCtccattttttaaaatgactaaATGCATCCCTGACTCTCGGAATCGTGAATCTCTGTTAATCCAAAAGTTACCAGACGTTATAACACTGCTGATGTGTGCAGTTAAATGCTTAGTTGGCAATTTGAAAAGTGACACAGTTTAAGGGGAACAGGCCAAACGATGCCGTTTGCTATCAAAAacactttcttctcttctgcaTCATCTCTTCATCTCCTTCAACTCGCAGTTGTCGAGCTTCACAAGTGCCCCTCCGTGGCACTCCCGGTTGTATTCAGTGAAGCAAGTTTTGCATGAAGCATCATTGTATTCGCACATTGCAGAAGGTGAAAGGTGAGTGTTTAGGTTTTTGTTATCTCTCACTATCACTCTTTTTGATACAAATCTTGAATGTCTGGATGTAATTTATATTGAGATAAATCGCTCCAATGATGTTCAAAACATTATAGtgacagaaaaagaaaaaagaataaaggaataaaaggagtTATTGGTAAAGTGAAGCATAAAAAAGATGGGAATTTCAATTCTGTTATTGTGGCTTTTTATTTTAGCAATGCTTTGTATGAATTTAAGTTCAGGGAGGACAAAATTGATGAGACATTGTGCCAAAAATGGATATGTTGATGAGGTTGCAAGCTTCAACGAAGCTATTAACTATGACTACTACTTCCAGTTTTACTTGGATTACCTTCTATTTTGGGGGTTTATTGGGAAGTTTGAGGAGGATTATTGGAGTCCTGCTAAGGGAGGGACAAAGTATTACTTTTTTATGCATGTTCAATTTGATGTTCTTTTAATGGAGACCAAGTCATAGAAGTGAATGTATTTGGTGATCCAAATGGTGCCATTGATATAAGtaatgatgttgatgttgatgttgatttAAGTTCACTTATTCAATTACCTGAAATGCAACTGCACTGCATTTTGAGAATAGGATGGATAGATactcaaaaaattttttgcTGTTAGGTACTCATCAGCATCCTTCTATGGCTAGTTTGTTGGAAATGAATGGGTAATTTCATATACAATtaacatgaaaaataaatgatgtctcattatatttttttatcaacatCCTATGTCTATTGTGTTACTTGATTATGATTCCAGAAAAGGAGTGTTAATTTAGCAGTAATTCTTTACATTAGACTAGTTTTTGTCATAGCCTCTATCTTCAACATTATTGCAATATTTTATGGTGTCACAACTGCTCTCACGTTTTACTCCATTATTGTGATTCTTGTTATATTCATAGTCCTTGCTATCCCCTTGCTCATGTTTGATGGAGTTGTTGGATACGACTTTAGAATTGAGTTTTAAAACCCTTCTTCCACAAAGAGATATTCTAGGAAGATTCAGCAATTTTCTTGATATAGGAAAATACCATTTCAAATGTTTATTGGCGATCTTGTGTCATTTAGTGCAATTGTCCTGTAGTTACATCAGAAATATGCTAGTATGTAGGACTACAAAATATACACNNNNNNNNNNNNNNNNNNNNNNNNNNNNNNNNNNNNNNNNNNNNNNNNNNNNNNNNNNNNNNNNNNNNNNNNNNNNNNNNNNNNNNNNNNNNNNNNNNNNNNNNNNNNNNNNNNNNNNNNNNNNNNNNNNNNNNNNNNNNNNNNNNNNNNNNNNNNNNNNNNNNNNNNNNNNNNNNNNNNNNNNNNNNNNNNNNNNNNNNNNNNNNNNNNNNNNNNNNNNNNNNNNNNNNNNNNNNNNNNNNNNNNNNNNNNNNNNNNNNNNNNNNNNNNNNNNNNNNNNNNNNNNNNNNNNNNNNNNNNNNNNNNNNNNNNNNNNNNNNNNNNNNNNNNNNNNNNNNNNNNNNNNNNNNNNNNNNNNNNNNNNNNNNNNNNNNNNNNNNNNNNNNNNNNNNNNNNNNNNNNNNNNNNNNNNNNNNNNNNNNNNNNNNNNNNNNNNNNNNNNNNNNNNNNNNNNNNNNNNNNNNNNNNNNNNNNNNNNNNNNNNNNNNNNNNNNNNNNNNNNNNNNNNNNNNNNNNNNNNNNNNNNNNNNNNNNNNNNNNNNNNNNNNNNNNNNNNNNNNNNNNNNNNNNNNNNNNNNNNNNNNNNNNNNNNNNNNNNNNNNNNNNNNNNNNNNNNNNNNNNNNNNNNNNNNNNNNNNNNNNNNNNNNNNNNNNNNNNNNNNNNNNNNNNNNNNNNNNNNNNNNNNNNNNNNNNNNNNNNNNNNNNNNNNNNNNNNNNNNNNNNNNNNNNNNNNNNNNNNNNNNNNNNNNNNNNNNNNNNNNNNNNNNNNNNNNNNNNNNNNNNNNNNNNNNNNNNNNNNNNNNNNNNNNNNNNNNNNNNNNNNNNNNNNNNNNNNNNNNNNNNNNNNNNNNNNNNNNNNNNNNNNNNNNNNNNNNNNNNNNNNNNNNNNNNNNNNNNNNNNNNNNNNNNNNNNNNNNNNNNNNNNNNNNNNNNNNNNNNNNNNNNNNNNNNNNNNNNNNNNNNNNNNNNNNNNNNNNNNNNNNNNNNNNNNNNNNNNNNNNNNNNNNNNNNNNNNNNNNNNNNNNNNNNNNNNNNNNNNNNNNNNNNNNNNNNNNNNNNNNNNNNNNNNNNNNNNNNNNNNNNNNNNNNNNNNNNNNNNNNNNNNNNNNNNNNNNNNNNNNNNNNNNNNNNNNNNNNNNNNNNNNNNNNNNNNNNNNNNNNNNNNNNNNNNNNNNNNNNNNNNNNNNNNNNNNNNNNNNNNNNNNNNNNNNNNNNNNNNNNNNNNNNNNNNNNNNNNNNNNNNNNNNNNNNNNNNNNNNNNNNNNNNNNNNNNNNNNNNNNNNNNNNNNNNNNNNNNNNNNNNNNNNNNNNNNNNNNNNNNNNNNNNNNNNNNNNNNNNNNNNNNNNNNNNNNNNNNNNNNNNNNNNNNNNNNNNNNNNNNNNNNNNNNNNNNNNNNNNNNNNNNNNNNNNNNNNNNNNNNNNNNNNNNNNNNNNNNNNNNNNNNNNNNNNNNNNNNNNNNNNNNNNNNNNNNNNNNNNNNNNNNNNNNNNNNNNNNNNNNNNNNNNNNNNNNNNNNNNNNNNNNNNNNNNNNNNNNNNNNNNNNNNNNNNNNNNNNNNNNNNNNNNNNNNNNNNNNNNNNNNNNNNNNNNNNNNNNNNNNNNNNNNNNNNNNNNNNNNNNNNNNNNNNNNNNNNNNNNNNNNNNNNNNNNNNNNNNNNNNNNNNNNNNNNNNNNNNNNNNNNNNNNNNNNNNNNNNNNNNNNNNNNNNNNNNNNNNNNNNNNNNNNNNNNNNNNNNNNNNNNNNNNNNNNNNNNNNNNNNNNNNNNNNNNNNNNNNNNNNNNNNNNNNNNNNNNNNNNNNNNNNNNNNNNNNNNNNNNNNNNNNNNNNNNNNNNNNNNNNNNNNNNNNNNNNNNNNNNNNNNNNNNNNNNNNNNNNNNNNNNNNNNNNNNNNNNNNNNNNNNNNNNNNNNNNNNNNNNNNNNNNNNNNNNNNNNNNNNNNNNNNNNNNNNNNNNNNNNNNNNNNNNNNNNNNNNNNNNNNNNNNNNNNNNNNNNNNNNNNNNNNNNNNNNNNNNNNNNNNNNNNNNNNNNNNNNNNNNNNNNNNNNNNNNNNNNNNNNNNN from Arachis duranensis cultivar V14167 chromosome 4, aradu.V14167.gnm2.J7QH, whole genome shotgun sequence encodes:
- the LOC107482576 gene encoding LOW QUALITY PROTEIN: uncharacterized protein At5g49945 (The sequence of the model RefSeq protein was modified relative to this genomic sequence to represent the inferred CDS: substituted 2 bases at 2 genomic stop codons), whose translation is MNSKVSLSNILPPILILSSSHSNFTFSLTPLNALSDHNASVSDPTSPPTQPDAKRPRSFTVEIVCISFLIMFAINYFTGKRENENIALSWAAQFAAKDSIFEKNFSLLGIGDGGDDSPLLLKEGQTTFKFYASGRRYCQGLLATLELKSRHDLIARIYNMVVPTRDEISFEVYMNDDAMDHVVFAMAKKKAAKAMHKDVKDLQRFAGFVSAPNGRKWITDDLAVISESKEVAGELITDAVIDQVFGEKAFEKYGKSLISLHFSDQHPGRHRKVLMFKFALPSAKNMADMTRLVXXXXYYLSLVSDXTLCIIXARSKTETARQKAAQEAQKELRNAQQEAMQRRKAERKKMMEEAEAKLSAEAIRKKEAKERARQMKKAMPRMKMARGA